In Streptomyces sp. SN-593, a single genomic region encodes these proteins:
- the nirD gene encoding nitrite reductase small subunit NirD — MSAPTDLTDLTGPPAVTAPAGSATEERPAGDLPGGSATVELRSPGGWFAVCPLDALEPGRGVAVLLPDGAQAALFRLRDGGLYAIGNVDPFTGAGVLSHGLVGSTVPGNRPYVASPLLKQRFDLADGRCLDDDAVSVASYPVRVN; from the coding sequence ATGAGTGCCCCGACCGACCTGACCGACCTGACCGGCCCGCCCGCCGTGACCGCCCCGGCCGGGTCCGCCACCGAGGAGCGCCCGGCGGGCGACCTCCCCGGCGGCTCGGCGACCGTCGAACTACGGTCCCCCGGCGGCTGGTTCGCGGTCTGCCCGCTCGACGCGCTGGAACCCGGGCGCGGGGTGGCGGTGCTGCTGCCCGACGGCGCGCAGGCCGCCCTCTTCCGGCTGCGCGACGGCGGCCTGTACGCGATCGGCAACGTGGACCCGTTCACGGGTGCGGGCGTGCTCAGCCACGGCCTGGTCGGTTCGACGGTGCCCGGCAACCGCCCGTACGTCGCCTCGCCGCTGCTCAAGCAGCGGTTCGACCTGGCGGACGGGCGGTGCCTGGACGACGACGCGGTGTCCGTGGCCAGTTACCCGGTGCGGGTCAACTGA
- a CDS encoding endo-1,4-beta-xylanase, with protein sequence MFSKRTLRSAAGGSGVALIAVTAALVAATTPSAHAADTPLRTLAEAKGVYMGTALTAGELTGTSASIASTQFDEVTPGNEMKWDTVEPTRGTYNWGPGDQIVGFAQQHGMQVRGHNLVWHSQLPGWLTSGSFTNTQVHDLMVKHVTDEVTHYKGEVVHWDVVNEPFNEDGSYRSDLWYNQIGPSYIADALTAAHAADPAAKLYLNDYNTEGENAKSNAMYTLVKSLKQQGVPIDGVGFQAHFILGQVPSDFEANLQRFADLGVDVAVTELDVRMATPASAANLQQQAADYTKVVNDCLGVTRCQGITVWGFNDATSWVPSTFPGQGAATPYDTNYQPKPAYYAIQTALGGGGTTSPPTSPPGGGTCAVSYTANEWNTGVTANVTVTSASALNGWTVVLTYPGGSRTVTQAWNATVTQSGGTVSATNLSYDGAVAAGGSVSFGFNADWSGSDPKPSGATLNGTACTVS encoded by the coding sequence ATGTTCTCGAAGCGCACCCTGAGATCCGCCGCGGGCGGCTCCGGCGTCGCCCTGATCGCCGTGACGGCCGCGCTGGTCGCCGCCACGACACCGTCCGCCCACGCCGCGGACACCCCGCTGCGCACGCTCGCCGAGGCCAAGGGCGTCTACATGGGCACCGCGTTGACCGCCGGCGAGCTGACCGGCACCTCGGCGTCCATCGCGAGCACGCAGTTCGACGAGGTCACCCCGGGCAACGAGATGAAGTGGGACACCGTCGAGCCGACCCGGGGCACCTACAACTGGGGCCCCGGCGACCAGATCGTCGGCTTCGCCCAGCAGCACGGCATGCAGGTGCGCGGCCACAACCTGGTCTGGCACAGCCAGTTGCCCGGCTGGCTGACCTCCGGCAGCTTCACGAACACCCAGGTGCACGACCTCATGGTCAAGCACGTCACCGACGAGGTGACCCACTACAAGGGCGAGGTCGTCCACTGGGACGTGGTCAACGAGCCGTTCAACGAGGACGGCAGCTACCGCTCGGACCTCTGGTACAACCAGATCGGCCCGTCCTACATCGCCGACGCCCTCACCGCCGCGCACGCCGCGGACCCGGCCGCCAAGCTCTACCTCAACGACTACAACACCGAGGGCGAGAACGCGAAGAGCAACGCGATGTACACCCTGGTCAAGTCGCTGAAGCAGCAGGGCGTGCCGATCGACGGCGTCGGCTTCCAGGCGCACTTCATCCTCGGGCAGGTCCCGTCGGACTTCGAGGCGAACCTCCAGCGCTTCGCCGACCTCGGCGTGGACGTCGCGGTCACCGAACTCGACGTGCGGATGGCCACCCCGGCCAGCGCCGCGAACCTCCAGCAGCAGGCCGCCGACTACACCAAGGTCGTGAACGACTGCCTGGGCGTCACGCGCTGCCAGGGCATCACGGTGTGGGGCTTCAACGACGCCACCTCGTGGGTCCCGAGCACCTTCCCCGGGCAGGGCGCGGCCACCCCGTACGACACGAACTACCAGCCCAAGCCCGCCTACTACGCGATCCAGACCGCGCTGGGCGGCGGCGGGACGACCAGTCCGCCGACCTCGCCCCCGGGCGGCGGGACCTGCGCGGTCTCCTACACCGCCAACGAGTGGAACACCGGTGTGACCGCCAACGTCACGGTGACCAGCGCGTCGGCGCTGAACGGCTGGACGGTCGTGCTGACCTACCCCGGTGGCAGCAGGACCGTCACCCAGGCGTGGAACGCCACGGTCACGCAGAGCGGCGGCACGGTCAGCGCCACCAACCTGTCCTACGACGGGGCCGTCGCGGCCGGCGGCAGCGTGTCGTTCGGCTTCAACGCCGACTGGTCGGGCTCGGACCCGAAGCCCTCCGGCGCCACGCTCAACGGCACGGCGTGCACCGTCAGTTGA
- a CDS encoding LacI family DNA-binding transcriptional regulator, with amino-acid sequence MSATSVQPPRDDQPETPGGGSATLAEIARAAGVSAPTVSKVLNGRGDVAPATRSRVEELLRRHGYQRRRGSVQPAPLIDLVFHELESSWAMEVIRGVENVARQESLNVVLSESAGRLSPGQTWVDGVLARRPTGVILVLSGLDPAQRAQLTSRDIPFVVLDPAGDPGEDVPAIGAANWQGGLAATRHLLELGHRRIGVIGGPGGMMCSRARIDGYRAALETAGVAYEADLVRSGDFHHEAGYTAGLALLGRPDRPTAVFTGNDLQALGLYEAARELGLRIPQDVSVVGFDDLPLARWISPPLTTVRQPLTEMAEAAARLVLDLARGRQPSTLRVDLATRLVERASSAPPRAGAEGPAGE; translated from the coding sequence ATGAGTGCCACCAGCGTGCAGCCGCCCCGCGACGACCAGCCGGAGACGCCCGGCGGCGGCAGCGCGACGCTTGCCGAGATCGCCCGGGCCGCGGGGGTGTCGGCTCCGACTGTTTCGAAGGTCCTCAACGGCCGGGGCGACGTCGCGCCCGCCACCCGCAGCCGGGTCGAGGAACTGCTGCGCCGGCACGGCTACCAGCGGCGGCGCGGCAGCGTGCAGCCCGCACCGCTGATCGACCTGGTCTTCCACGAGTTGGAGAGCTCCTGGGCGATGGAGGTGATCCGCGGGGTGGAGAACGTGGCCCGCCAGGAGAGCCTCAACGTGGTGCTGTCGGAGTCCGCCGGCCGGCTCAGCCCCGGGCAGACCTGGGTGGACGGCGTGCTGGCCCGCCGCCCGACCGGCGTGATCCTGGTGCTGTCCGGTCTCGACCCCGCGCAGCGCGCCCAACTCACCAGCCGCGACATCCCGTTCGTGGTGCTGGACCCGGCCGGCGACCCGGGCGAGGACGTGCCCGCGATCGGCGCCGCCAACTGGCAGGGCGGCCTCGCCGCCACCCGCCACCTGCTGGAGCTCGGCCACCGCCGGATCGGTGTGATCGGCGGCCCGGGCGGCATGATGTGCAGCCGGGCCAGGATCGACGGCTACCGCGCCGCCCTGGAGACCGCCGGCGTCGCCTACGAGGCGGACCTGGTGCGCTCCGGCGACTTCCACCACGAGGCCGGCTACACCGCCGGGTTGGCGCTGCTCGGCCGCCCCGACCGCCCCACCGCGGTCTTCACCGGCAACGACCTCCAGGCCCTCGGGCTCTACGAGGCCGCCCGCGAACTGGGCCTGCGCATCCCGCAGGACGTGAGCGTGGTCGGGTTCGACGACCTGCCGCTGGCCCGCTGGATCAGCCCGCCGCTGACCACGGTCCGGCAGCCGCTGACTGAGATGGCCGAGGCCGCCGCGCGGCTGGTGCTCGACCTGGCGCGCGGCCGCCAGCCGAGCACCCTGCGGGTGGACCTGGCCACGCGCCTGGTCGAGCGGGCGAGCAGCGCGCCGCCCCGCGCCGGCGCGGAGGGCCCGGCGGGGGAGTAG
- a CDS encoding MarR family winged helix-turn-helix transcriptional regulator: MTTAHAHDTAHGPDHGTAAGPDHGAAVTPAAGEGEGPAAAAPVGVAEGSQEAAGAAERVWSNLRALVLEQNERRKQTAEALGMSFFRVKALRRIAARPYRMSDLATELASDRPYLTLIVDDLEERGLVERRQHPTDRRCKIVSATEKGREAAVRANAILGNAPPALAALPPDDLAALDRIVSGLVAAGAQALAAARGGTGVEPGQ, from the coding sequence ATGACCACGGCGCACGCACACGACACGGCGCACGGACCCGATCACGGCACGGCGGCCGGACCCGACCACGGCGCGGCGGTCACTCCGGCCGCAGGCGAGGGCGAGGGGCCGGCGGCGGCCGCTCCGGTCGGCGTGGCCGAGGGGTCGCAGGAGGCCGCGGGCGCGGCCGAGCGGGTCTGGAGCAACCTGCGGGCCCTGGTGCTGGAGCAGAACGAGCGGCGCAAGCAGACCGCCGAGGCGCTCGGGATGAGCTTCTTCCGGGTCAAGGCGCTGCGCCGGATCGCCGCGCGGCCGTACCGGATGAGCGACCTCGCCACCGAACTCGCCTCCGACCGCCCCTACCTCACCCTGATCGTCGACGACCTGGAGGAGCGCGGGCTCGTCGAGCGCCGCCAGCACCCCACCGACCGGCGCTGCAAGATCGTCTCGGCGACGGAGAAGGGGCGGGAGGCCGCCGTCCGCGCGAACGCGATCCTCGGCAACGCCCCGCCCGCGCTGGCCGCCCTGCCCCCGGACGACCTCGCCGCGCTGGACCGGATCGTCTCGGGGCTCGTCGCCGCGGGCGCCCAGGCGTTGGCCGCGGCGCGAGGCGGCACCGGCGTCGAACCGGGCCAGTAG